One region of Streptomyces davaonensis JCM 4913 genomic DNA includes:
- a CDS encoding LysR family transcriptional regulator produces the protein MDVELRQLRCLVAIVDEGGFTDAAIALGVSQAAVSRTLASLERALGVRLLRRTSREVTPTGAGLRVLAHARRVLGEVDDLVREATSGHERLRIGYAWAALGRHTSAFQRRWAAAHAGTDLQLVRVNSPTAGLAEGACDLSVVRRPPDDRRFDSALVGLERRLCAVAGDDPLARRRSVRLADLAGRTLLVDRRTGTTTAELWPPGARPATEETHDVDDWLTVIATGRCVGMTAEATAHQYPRPGVVYRPVRDTEPIAVRLAWWRDDPHPATQAAVELLTALYRGD, from the coding sequence ATGGATGTGGAGCTCCGACAGCTGCGCTGCCTGGTCGCGATCGTCGACGAGGGCGGCTTCACCGACGCGGCCATCGCGCTCGGCGTCTCCCAGGCCGCCGTCTCACGCACCCTCGCCTCTCTCGAACGCGCCCTGGGCGTACGGCTGTTGCGCCGCACGTCCCGGGAGGTGACCCCGACGGGGGCCGGGCTGCGGGTGCTGGCCCACGCCCGCCGGGTGCTCGGCGAGGTGGACGACCTGGTACGGGAGGCCACTTCCGGCCATGAGCGGCTGCGCATCGGATACGCCTGGGCCGCCCTCGGCCGGCACACCTCGGCGTTCCAGCGCCGCTGGGCCGCGGCACACGCCGGGACCGATCTCCAGCTGGTCCGCGTCAACTCGCCCACCGCGGGTCTCGCCGAGGGCGCCTGCGATCTGTCCGTCGTCCGACGGCCACCGGACGACCGTCGCTTCGACTCGGCCCTCGTCGGTCTGGAGCGGCGGCTGTGCGCCGTCGCCGGCGACGACCCGCTGGCCCGGCGGCGCTCGGTGCGGCTCGCCGATCTCGCCGGACGGACCCTGCTCGTCGACCGCCGCACCGGCACCACCACCGCCGAACTGTGGCCGCCCGGCGCCAGGCCCGCCACCGAGGAGACCCACGACGTCGACGACTGGCTCACCGTGATCGCCACCGGGCGGTGCGTCGGCATGACCGCGGAGGCGACCGCGCACCAGTACCCGCGCCCCGGAGTGGTCTACCGTCCGGTGCGGGACACCGAGCCCATCGCGGTACGGCTCGCCTGGTGGCGGGACGATCCGCACCCCGCCACCCAGGCGGCGGTGGAACTCCTCACCGCCCTGTACCGGGGCGACTGA
- a CDS encoding Rv1733c family protein, translating to MDGTRCAKVRLWRWRSNPLRRREDIVEAWIVLAVWVAVLVGGTLAGLVTAHAADRAFAEQRGDRHPTRAVLLADVPKAAGSAGPASGHALAEVRWTADDGTARTDKTLVARGQQAGAEIVVWLDGRGALAIEPMSPGEASVESAALGSAAALAFTGVVFGVGTVARWRLDRRRVARWGSEWELVEPEWRRKTG from the coding sequence ATGGATGGCACGCGATGCGCGAAGGTGCGGCTGTGGCGCTGGCGGAGCAATCCGCTGCGGCGCCGCGAGGACATCGTCGAGGCGTGGATCGTGCTGGCCGTCTGGGTGGCCGTGCTCGTGGGCGGCACCCTGGCCGGGCTGGTGACGGCCCACGCCGCCGACCGGGCGTTCGCCGAGCAGCGCGGGGACCGCCACCCGACCCGGGCGGTGCTGCTGGCCGACGTCCCCAAGGCGGCGGGTTCGGCCGGACCGGCGAGCGGACATGCCCTGGCCGAGGTCCGCTGGACGGCCGACGACGGCACCGCGCGGACGGACAAGACCCTGGTGGCCAGGGGCCAGCAGGCCGGTGCCGAGATCGTGGTGTGGCTGGACGGCCGAGGCGCTCTGGCCATCGAGCCGATGAGTCCTGGTGAGGCCTCGGTGGAGTCCGCCGCCCTCGGATCGGCCGCCGCGCTGGCCTTCACGGGCGTGGTGTTCGGCGTGGGCACGGTGGCCCGCTGGCGGCTGGACCGGCGGCGCGTGGCGCGCTGGGGTTCGGAGTGGGAGCTGGTGGAGCCCGAGTGGCGGCGCAAGACCGGCTGA
- a CDS encoding Acg family FMN-binding oxidoreductase, translating into MSSTILDATVLETCVAAAVAAPSLYNSQPWRFRLDPETVTFHVRAAPARGLRFADPDARALHVSVGACVLNLRVAMAHFGWTADTRLLPSPGDPGLLATVRPTEARTGDLQPADDELYAAVWRRRSSRLPFSGGPQPPLRAELMTAAAAEGASLLFPDTAQTARLLALTTLGERRNRADPDRARESRRWVREDPYDLSDTGLPLAALGPQDSREQLPLRDFTAQRHPERLPARLFEPAPVIALLATEHDRRTDWLRAGQALERVLLLATARGLRMSLLSQALEWPDLRQSLSPAPFHAQMLVRLGYGPQGPATPRRTARVAID; encoded by the coding sequence ATGAGCAGCACGATCCTTGACGCCACGGTCCTGGAGACCTGTGTCGCGGCGGCCGTCGCCGCCCCCTCGCTGTACAACTCCCAGCCCTGGCGCTTCCGACTGGACCCCGAGACCGTCACCTTCCACGTCCGCGCCGCTCCCGCCCGGGGACTGCGGTTCGCCGACCCCGACGCACGCGCCCTGCACGTGTCGGTCGGAGCGTGCGTGCTCAACCTCCGGGTCGCGATGGCGCACTTCGGCTGGACGGCCGACACCCGACTGCTGCCCTCGCCCGGGGATCCGGGGCTGCTGGCCACCGTGCGGCCCACCGAGGCCCGTACCGGGGACCTCCAGCCGGCCGACGACGAGCTGTACGCGGCCGTCTGGCGCAGGCGCAGCAGCCGGCTGCCGTTCTCCGGCGGGCCACAGCCGCCCCTGCGCGCCGAACTCATGACGGCGGCCGCGGCGGAGGGCGCGTCCCTGCTCTTCCCCGACACCGCGCAGACGGCTCGGCTGCTGGCGCTCACCACGCTGGGCGAGCGACGCAACCGCGCCGACCCGGACCGGGCCCGGGAGAGCCGCCGCTGGGTGCGCGAGGACCCGTACGACCTCTCCGACACCGGCCTTCCCCTGGCGGCGCTCGGCCCGCAGGACTCCCGGGAACAGCTGCCCCTGCGCGACTTCACCGCGCAGCGTCACCCCGAGCGGCTGCCCGCCCGCCTCTTCGAACCGGCCCCGGTCATCGCCCTGCTGGCCACCGAGCACGACCGCCGCACCGACTGGCTGCGCGCCGGGCAGGCCCTGGAGCGTGTGCTGCTTCTCGCCACGGCCCGCGGACTGCGGATGTCCCTGCTGAGCCAGGCGCTGGAGTGGCCGGACCTGAGGCAGTCCCTGAGCCCCGCACCCTTCCACGCCCAGATGCTCGTCCGCCTCGGCTACGGACCGCAGGGCCCGGCCACCCCACGGCGCACGGCCCGTGTCGCGATCGACTGA
- a CDS encoding STAS domain-containing protein, whose amino-acid sequence MSDNLTRSKPPLSEHLETEATVVALRGELDLQAALVLTAGLDALTAGPCPDVVLDLRDVSFVDCAGLNALCRTRARALARHGRVRLVTDDPSLLRLLRLTGLTGVFELYPRLADALAGSNAAPGD is encoded by the coding sequence ATGTCCGACAACCTCACCCGGTCGAAGCCGCCGCTCTCGGAGCACCTCGAGACGGAGGCGACCGTTGTGGCCTTGCGGGGCGAACTCGACCTTCAGGCGGCGCTGGTGCTGACCGCCGGGCTCGATGCGCTGACCGCGGGGCCGTGCCCCGACGTGGTCCTCGATCTGCGGGACGTGTCCTTCGTCGACTGTGCCGGGCTGAACGCGCTGTGCCGGACGAGAGCGCGTGCCCTCGCCCGGCACGGCCGGGTGCGGCTGGTCACGGACGACCCGAGCCTGCTGCGGCTGCTGCGCCTGACGGGTCTGACCGGCGTCTTCGAGCTGTACCCGAGACTGGCTGACGCGCTCGCCGGGTCGAACGCGGCACCGGGCGACTGA
- a CDS encoding pyridoxamine 5'-phosphate oxidase family protein produces the protein MTEPTPSTTAEPLPVGDLGRRLTLRRTRLGLSREETAARAGMATSYVRYLEEQPVAAPGIGALMRLAGALRTTVSELTGGDVELPPGPGRAARHAEFSELTEAECRALLATHGVGHLAVPTETGPVVVPVNYTVVDGAIAFRTAPGSTPAQAAGRQVAVEVDRIDDAFSSGWSVLVRGPARAVTDPAEVRRLDEQAYSAPWAGGPRKLWIRIESLAVSGRRITV, from the coding sequence ATGACCGAACCGACCCCGTCGACCACGGCCGAGCCCCTGCCCGTGGGAGACCTCGGACGGCGCCTCACGCTGCGGCGCACCCGCCTCGGCCTCTCCCGCGAGGAGACGGCCGCACGGGCCGGCATGGCGACCAGCTATGTCCGCTACCTGGAGGAGCAGCCGGTCGCGGCCCCGGGTATCGGGGCGCTCATGCGCCTGGCGGGGGCCTTGCGGACCACGGTCTCGGAGCTGACGGGCGGCGATGTCGAACTGCCGCCCGGACCGGGCCGGGCCGCTCGGCACGCGGAGTTCAGCGAGCTCACGGAGGCCGAGTGCCGCGCCCTGCTCGCCACTCATGGCGTGGGGCATCTGGCGGTGCCCACCGAGACCGGACCCGTCGTCGTGCCCGTCAACTACACGGTCGTGGACGGCGCGATCGCCTTCCGGACCGCCCCGGGATCGACACCCGCGCAGGCGGCGGGCCGTCAGGTGGCCGTGGAGGTGGACCGTATCGACGACGCCTTCAGCAGCGGCTGGAGCGTCCTCGTCCGCGGGCCCGCCAGGGCGGTGACCGACCCCGCGGAAGTGCGGCGCCTCGACGAACAGGCGTACAGCGCGCCCTGGGCGGGCGGCCCGCGCAAGCTGTGGATCCGGATCGAGTCCCTCGCCGTCAGCGGGCGCCGTATCACGGTGTGA
- a CDS encoding pyridoxamine 5'-phosphate oxidase family protein has protein sequence MNHNDGFRELDRRECLRLLAKVPVGRIVHTRRALPAVLPVNFRLADDGAVLLCTAADSELVRAVDGAVVAFEADEVDAATQSGWSVVVTGSAAVVTDPAETARLERGGPRSWVPSPDEVFVRIEPELVTGRQLVGGRTLYGVHLPS, from the coding sequence ATGAACCACAACGACGGATTCCGCGAGCTCGACCGGCGGGAGTGCCTGCGCCTGCTCGCCAAGGTGCCGGTCGGCCGCATCGTCCACACCCGCCGCGCGCTGCCGGCCGTCCTGCCCGTCAACTTCCGCCTGGCCGACGACGGCGCGGTGCTGCTGTGCACGGCCGCCGACTCGGAGCTGGTGCGGGCCGTCGACGGTGCCGTGGTCGCCTTCGAGGCCGACGAGGTCGACGCGGCCACGCAGTCCGGCTGGAGCGTGGTCGTCACCGGCTCCGCCGCCGTGGTCACCGACCCCGCCGAGACCGCACGCCTCGAGCGCGGCGGGCCGCGCTCCTGGGTGCCCTCGCCGGACGAGGTCTTCGTCCGCATCGAGCCGGAACTGGTGACCGGCCGACAGCTGGTCGGCGGACGCACGCTGTACGGCGTGCACCTCCCCTCCTGA